Proteins encoded within one genomic window of Nonomuraea gerenzanensis:
- a CDS encoding DNA polymerase IV yields the protein MATRNWILHLDLDQFIAAVELLRHPELRGRPVVVGGSGDPTQPRTVAATATYEAREHGVHSGMPLRTALRRCPDAVFLPSDPPAYEAASARVMEVLREFPVLVEVWGWDEAFLGATTDDPEALAADLQHAVRARTHLDCSIGIGDNKHQAKLASAFAKPAGVHRLTTESWAEQMNERPTDALWGIGARISRKLAALGLHTVADLAAADPADLARHFGPTNGPWYRYLALGKGEAEVVTTPWIARGHSRETTFPRDLTDRADLTRHLIALAGHVTQDAVDAGREIARVSVKLRTTPFLTRTRQTKLPAPTTDPAVVTRTALDILDRHDLTHPVRLIGVAVEYTMPGS from the coding sequence ATGGCCACCAGGAACTGGATCCTGCACCTGGACCTCGACCAGTTCATCGCCGCGGTCGAACTCCTGCGCCACCCCGAGCTGCGCGGCAGACCCGTCGTCGTCGGCGGTTCAGGCGATCCCACCCAGCCCCGCACGGTCGCGGCCACCGCCACCTACGAGGCCCGCGAACACGGCGTGCACTCCGGCATGCCGCTGCGCACCGCACTGCGGCGCTGCCCCGACGCCGTCTTCCTGCCCAGCGACCCGCCCGCCTACGAGGCCGCCTCAGCGCGCGTCATGGAGGTGCTGCGCGAGTTCCCCGTCCTCGTCGAGGTCTGGGGCTGGGACGAGGCCTTCCTCGGCGCCACCACCGACGACCCCGAGGCCCTGGCCGCCGACCTCCAGCACGCCGTACGCGCCCGTACCCACCTCGACTGCTCCATCGGCATCGGCGACAACAAGCACCAGGCCAAGCTCGCCTCCGCCTTCGCCAAACCCGCCGGCGTCCACCGCCTCACCACCGAGAGCTGGGCCGAGCAGATGAACGAGCGCCCCACCGACGCGCTCTGGGGCATCGGCGCCAGAATCTCCAGGAAACTGGCCGCCCTCGGCCTGCACACCGTCGCCGACCTGGCCGCCGCCGACCCCGCCGACCTGGCCCGCCACTTCGGCCCCACCAACGGCCCCTGGTACCGCTACCTCGCCCTCGGCAAAGGCGAGGCCGAGGTCGTCACCACCCCGTGGATCGCCCGCGGCCACAGCCGCGAGACCACCTTCCCCCGCGACCTCACCGACAGGGCCGACCTCACCCGCCACCTGATCGCCCTGGCCGGACACGTCACCCAGGACGCCGTCGACGCCGGCCGCGAGATCGCCCGCGTCTCCGTCAAGCTGCGCACCACGCCCTTCCTGACCCGCACCCGCCAGACGAAGCTCCCCGCCCCCACCACCGATCCCGCCGTCGTCACCCGGACAGCCCTCGACATCCTCGACCGCCACGACCTCACCCACCCGGTCCGCCTCATCGGCGTGGCCGTCGAGTACACGATGCCCGGGAGCTGA
- a CDS encoding ubiquitin-like protein Pup — MATKDTGGQKQAGRRESEVEETEASAAPDVQERQEKLTDDVDAILDEIDEVLEENAEEFVRSYVQKGGE; from the coding sequence ATGGCAACCAAGGACACCGGCGGGCAGAAGCAGGCCGGGCGGCGCGAGTCCGAAGTCGAGGAGACCGAGGCTTCGGCGGCGCCGGATGTGCAGGAGCGGCAGGAGAAGCTCACCGACGATGTCGACGCGATTCTTGACGAGATCGACGAAGTTCTCGAAGAGAACGCAGAGGAATTCGTGCGCAGCTACGTCCAGAAGGGCGGAGAGTAG
- the dop gene encoding depupylase/deamidase Dop, giving the protein MTVRRVMGIETEYGISVPGQPGANAMVTSSQVVNAYLAASAARARRARWDFEEENPLRDARGFDLAREVADPSQLTDEDLGLANVILTNGARLYVDHAHPEYSSPECTNPRAAVIWDKAGERVMYDAATRASAIPSNAPIQLYKNNTDAKGASYGCHENYLMRRATPFADIVRHLTPFFVSRQVVVGAGKVGIGQDSRGEGFQISQRADFFEVEVGLETTLKRPIINTRDEPHADPEKYRRLHVIIGDANMSEISTYLKLGTTALVLAMIEEGFLTRDLAVDNPVQALRAVSHDPTCRYEIPMRDGRKLTAVQLQMEYLEQARKYVEERGTAQDEMNKDILDRWESVLTRLAEDPMQLSRELDWVAKLELLEGYRSRDGLAWSHPRLQLVDLQYSDIRPDRGLYNRLVARGRMQRLVSEEEVQRAVESPPTDTRAYFRGRCLSQYSESVAAASWDSVIFDIPGRESLQRVPTLEPLRGTKAHVGELFDRCKTAADLVSALTGGE; this is encoded by the coding sequence ATGACGGTGCGTCGGGTGATGGGCATCGAGACCGAGTACGGCATCTCCGTACCCGGCCAGCCAGGCGCCAACGCGATGGTGACCTCCTCACAGGTCGTGAACGCCTACCTGGCCGCCTCGGCGGCCCGCGCGCGCAGAGCACGATGGGACTTCGAGGAGGAGAACCCGCTCCGCGACGCGCGCGGCTTCGACCTGGCACGGGAAGTGGCGGACCCCAGCCAGCTCACCGACGAGGATCTCGGCCTGGCCAACGTCATCCTCACCAACGGAGCCCGGCTCTACGTCGACCACGCCCACCCCGAGTACAGCTCGCCCGAGTGCACCAACCCCCGGGCAGCCGTCATCTGGGACAAAGCCGGCGAGAGAGTGATGTACGACGCGGCCACCCGCGCGTCCGCCATCCCCTCCAACGCCCCCATCCAGCTCTACAAGAACAACACCGACGCCAAGGGCGCCTCCTACGGCTGCCACGAGAACTACCTGATGCGGCGCGCCACCCCCTTCGCCGACATCGTCAGGCACCTCACCCCCTTCTTCGTCTCCCGCCAGGTCGTCGTCGGCGCCGGCAAGGTGGGCATCGGTCAGGATTCGCGCGGCGAAGGCTTCCAGATCAGCCAGCGCGCCGACTTCTTCGAAGTCGAGGTCGGCCTCGAGACCACGCTCAAGCGGCCCATCATCAACACCCGCGACGAGCCGCACGCCGACCCCGAGAAGTACCGCCGCCTGCACGTGATCATCGGCGACGCCAACATGTCCGAGATCTCCACCTACCTCAAGCTCGGCACCACCGCCCTCGTCCTGGCCATGATCGAAGAGGGCTTCCTCACCCGCGACCTCGCCGTCGACAACCCCGTACAGGCACTCAGGGCCGTCTCCCACGACCCCACCTGCCGCTACGAGATCCCCATGCGCGACGGCCGCAAGCTCACCGCCGTCCAGCTCCAGATGGAATACCTCGAGCAGGCCCGCAAGTACGTCGAGGAACGCGGCACCGCCCAGGACGAGATGAACAAGGACATCCTCGACCGCTGGGAGTCCGTCCTGACCCGCCTGGCCGAAGACCCCATGCAGCTCTCCCGCGAGCTCGACTGGGTCGCCAAGCTCGAACTCCTCGAGGGCTACCGCAGCCGCGACGGCCTGGCCTGGTCCCACCCCCGGCTCCAGCTCGTCGACCTGCAGTACTCCGACATCCGGCCCGACCGGGGCCTGTACAACCGCCTCGTCGCCCGCGGCCGCATGCAGCGGCTCGTCAGCGAGGAGGAGGTCCAGCGCGCCGTCGAGAGCCCGCCCACCGACACCCGGGCCTACTTCCGCGGCCGCTGCCTGAGCCAGTACAGCGAATCCGTCGCCGCCGCCTCCTGGGACTCCGTCATCTTCGACATCCCCGGGCGCGAGTCGCTCCAGCGCGTCCCCACCCTGGAGCCGCTGCGCGGCACCAAGGCCCACGTCGGCGAGCTCTTCGACCGCTGCAAGACCGCGGCCGACCTCGTCTCCGCCCTCACCGGCGGCGAATGA
- a CDS encoding acyltransferase family protein, with the protein MAELDLLRFLAALAVVAFHYLVAYASVWGDRPAELFPALAPIAGLGILGVELFFIISGFVILMTVWGRGLGAFARSRLVRLYPAYWLSLAAIAALYGLTGAKALDPKLSPGEYLLNASMFQRLFKVTDASGVYWSLWAELRFYLLIAILVIIGVTRGRVLAFCGIWLAAALGVKILEENGLFENEIIREVVMPGYAGYFVAGMALYLVHKRGGGWLPWLYVAVSYGLSLHSALGRVHGRIELAGFKNMPVTDVSVIITLTLIYAVMALMALGMLRMRSSRTLTALGGTTYPLYLFHSVIAVALIPLLTGDLPPWAVATITTLVSILVSYLVYSFAERPIQRLLKPRRPTQTPSAPAVQMEKTSVP; encoded by the coding sequence TTGGCCGAGCTCGACCTGTTGCGCTTCCTCGCGGCGCTCGCCGTCGTCGCCTTCCACTACCTGGTCGCCTACGCGTCCGTGTGGGGGGACCGGCCCGCCGAGCTGTTCCCCGCCTTGGCACCCATCGCCGGGCTCGGCATCCTCGGCGTCGAGCTGTTCTTCATCATCAGCGGCTTCGTCATCCTCATGACCGTGTGGGGGCGCGGGCTCGGCGCGTTCGCCCGGTCCCGGCTGGTGCGCCTCTACCCCGCGTACTGGCTCAGCCTGGCCGCCATCGCCGCCCTCTACGGCCTGACCGGAGCCAAGGCGCTGGACCCAAAACTTTCCCCAGGTGAATACCTGCTGAACGCCAGCATGTTCCAGCGGCTGTTCAAGGTCACCGACGCCAGCGGCGTCTACTGGTCGCTCTGGGCGGAGCTGCGGTTCTACCTCCTGATCGCCATCCTCGTGATCATCGGCGTCACGCGCGGGCGCGTCCTGGCCTTCTGCGGCATCTGGCTCGCCGCCGCACTCGGCGTCAAGATCCTCGAGGAGAACGGCCTCTTCGAGAACGAGATCATCCGCGAGGTCGTGATGCCCGGCTACGCCGGATACTTCGTCGCCGGCATGGCCCTGTATCTCGTGCACAAACGCGGCGGCGGCTGGCTGCCCTGGCTCTACGTCGCCGTCTCCTACGGCCTTTCCCTCCACTCGGCGCTCGGCCGGGTGCACGGCCGGATCGAGCTGGCCGGGTTCAAGAACATGCCCGTCACGGACGTCAGCGTGATCATCACCCTGACGCTGATCTACGCCGTGATGGCCCTCATGGCACTCGGCATGCTCCGGATGCGCAGCTCCCGGACGCTCACCGCGCTCGGCGGCACGACATACCCGCTTTACCTCTTCCATAGCGTCATCGCGGTGGCCCTCATCCCGCTGCTCACCGGCGACCTGCCCCCCTGGGCCGTGGCCACGATCACGACACTGGTGTCGATTCTCGTGTCGTATCTCGTCTACTCCTTTGCCGAACGCCCCATCCAGCGGCTACTCAAGCCCCGCAGACCTACACAAACCCCATCAGCTCCCGCCGTACAGATGGAAAAGACGTCGGTGCCATAA
- a CDS encoding pyridoxal-phosphate dependent enzyme codes for MEYLNPARSPYTDQDHELIGVEHARQARARFARHPDYRPTPVHTVPGLGGAGTAYVKDESGRMGLGSFKALGGAYAVHLLAERDGGGAPFVCASAGNHGISVAAGAAEVGVPCVVYLSEGVPEAFARRLRGLGAQVRRAGHDYETSMTAAMAAAQENGWRLVADSSWDGYTAVPLDVMRGYSVLFDEVADPGTFPPSGSATAPHAGPSGGPGSAAPTHVFVQAGVGGLAAAAAGYVRDRWGEQPRIVVVEPDGAPCLIDSARAGEPIRVGGHPTSLGRLDCREPSLLAHRLLSHLADLYLTITDEQAAAATRVLAAAGVALSGCGAAGAAGLLALTPAARDAIRLDASSRVLLVGTEGPVEPK; via the coding sequence ATGGAATACCTCAACCCGGCGCGCAGCCCGTACACCGATCAGGACCACGAGCTGATCGGTGTCGAGCACGCCCGCCAGGCCCGCGCCCGCTTCGCCCGCCACCCCGACTACCGCCCCACCCCCGTCCACACCGTCCCCGGCCTGGGCGGGGCGGGCACCGCGTACGTCAAGGACGAGAGCGGGCGCATGGGGCTGGGCAGCTTCAAGGCGCTCGGCGGCGCGTACGCCGTGCACCTGCTGGCCGAACGGGACGGCGGCGGCGCGCCGTTCGTCTGCGCCAGCGCCGGCAACCACGGCATCTCGGTCGCCGCCGGCGCGGCCGAGGTCGGCGTGCCGTGCGTGGTCTACCTCAGCGAAGGTGTGCCCGAGGCGTTCGCGCGGCGGCTGCGCGGGCTCGGCGCCCAGGTGCGGCGCGCCGGGCACGACTACGAGACGAGCATGACCGCCGCCATGGCCGCCGCGCAGGAGAACGGCTGGCGGCTCGTCGCCGACAGCTCGTGGGACGGCTACACCGCCGTCCCCCTGGACGTCATGCGCGGTTACAGCGTCCTGTTCGACGAAGTGGCCGACCCCGGCACGTTCCCGCCCTCAGGAAGCGCCACAGCGCCGCACGCGGGTCCTTCCGGCGGTCCTGGCAGCGCGGCGCCCACGCACGTGTTCGTGCAGGCGGGCGTCGGCGGGCTGGCCGCCGCAGCGGCGGGATACGTCCGCGACCGGTGGGGCGAGCAGCCGAGGATCGTCGTCGTGGAGCCGGACGGCGCGCCCTGCCTCATCGACAGCGCCCGCGCCGGCGAGCCCATCCGCGTCGGCGGCCACCCGACCAGCCTCGGCAGGCTCGACTGCCGCGAGCCCTCGCTCCTGGCCCACCGGCTGCTGTCCCACCTCGCCGACCTCTATCTCACCATCACCGACGAGCAGGCCGCCGCGGCCACCCGCGTGCTCGCCGCCGCCGGCGTCGCGCTGTCCGGCTGCGGCGCCGCCGGAGCGGCCGGGCTGCTCGCGCTCACGCCCGCCGCCCGCGACGCGATCCGCCTCGACGCGTCCTCGCGCGTGCTGCTCGTGGGAACAGAGGGACCAGTGGAACCAAAGTGA
- the hypF gene encoding carbamoyltransferase HypF, translating into MTTLKRVDVHVEGIVQGVGFRPFVYSLANRLGLAGRVHNDVNGVHIEVEGAHAGVEEFLTALERDAPALSAIERVTVVSGEPAGHSGFTIATSDPAGPRRALVSADTATCDDCLRELADPGDRRHRYPFVNCTNCGPRFTIVRGVPYDRLLTTMAGFGMCADCAREYHDPGDRRFHAQPTCCPACGPRLLLRDARGTELCGDPVSCAAVLLRAGRVVAVKGLGGYHLAVLASDERATAALRGRKHREEKPFAVMAADLAQARRLAEIDDTAAALLTGRARPIVLLPRRDGASVAPSVAPGNRSLGVMLPYTALHHLLLAEVAEPIVLTSGNVSDEPIAYEDDDALTRLGGIADAFLTHDRAIHLRADDSVLRPLPGAITVLRRARGYAPEPLALRRPVPRPVLACGAELKSTFCLAQGRRAFVSQHLGDLENHDTLRTFVEGIDHYCGLFDIRPEIVAHDLHPGYLSTRHALEIGGVEHVGVQHHHAHIAACLADNGDPGPVIGVAFDGLGHGTDGTLWGGEFLRADLTGYERLGHLAQVPMPGGNAAIRQPWRMAAAYLRDEHPGLGVAERNADRWAEVLRLAATGLDSPLTSSAGRLFDAVSALLGIRDKITYEGQAAIELEQRADPAETGAYHAAITASGPGPLIVEGGDLVRAAAADLAAGTDPGVIAGRFHNGVAAAITHTCVALRHDTGLTAVALSGGVFQNALLLDRTVQRLRAAGFRVLKHVRVPPNDGGISLGQAAVAAALDRS; encoded by the coding sequence GTGACCACGCTCAAACGAGTGGACGTGCACGTCGAAGGCATCGTCCAAGGGGTCGGCTTCCGGCCCTTCGTCTACTCGCTCGCCAACCGGCTCGGCCTCGCCGGACGCGTGCACAACGACGTCAACGGCGTGCACATCGAGGTCGAAGGAGCGCACGCGGGCGTCGAGGAGTTCCTCACCGCGCTCGAACGCGACGCCCCCGCCCTGTCCGCGATCGAACGCGTCACCGTCGTCAGCGGCGAGCCCGCCGGCCACAGCGGCTTCACCATCGCCACCAGCGACCCCGCGGGCCCCCGCCGCGCCCTCGTCTCCGCCGACACCGCCACCTGCGACGACTGCCTGCGCGAGCTGGCCGACCCGGGCGACCGCCGCCACCGCTACCCGTTCGTCAACTGCACCAACTGCGGCCCCCGCTTCACCATCGTCCGCGGCGTCCCCTACGACCGGCTCCTGACCACCATGGCCGGCTTCGGCATGTGCGCCGACTGCGCCCGCGAGTACCACGACCCCGGCGACCGCCGCTTCCACGCCCAGCCCACCTGCTGCCCCGCCTGCGGGCCCCGGCTGCTGCTGCGCGACGCGCGCGGCACCGAGCTGTGCGGCGACCCCGTCTCGTGCGCCGCCGTGCTCCTGCGCGCCGGCCGCGTGGTCGCCGTGAAGGGCCTCGGCGGCTACCACCTCGCCGTCCTGGCCTCCGACGAGCGCGCCACCGCCGCCCTGCGCGGGCGCAAGCACCGAGAGGAGAAGCCGTTCGCCGTCATGGCCGCCGACCTCGCCCAGGCCCGCCGCCTGGCCGAGATCGACGACACCGCCGCCGCGCTCCTCACCGGCCGCGCCCGCCCCATCGTGCTGCTGCCCCGCCGCGACGGCGCCTCCGTCGCCCCCTCCGTCGCCCCGGGCAACCGCAGCCTCGGCGTCATGCTGCCGTACACGGCCCTGCACCACCTCCTGCTCGCAGAAGTCGCCGAGCCGATCGTGCTGACCAGCGGGAACGTCTCCGACGAGCCCATCGCCTACGAGGACGACGACGCGCTCACCCGCCTCGGTGGCATCGCCGACGCCTTCCTCACCCACGACCGCGCCATCCACCTGCGCGCCGACGACTCCGTGCTGCGCCCGCTGCCCGGCGCGATCACCGTGCTGCGCCGCGCCCGCGGTTACGCCCCCGAGCCGCTCGCCCTGCGCCGGCCCGTCCCCAGGCCCGTCCTGGCCTGCGGCGCCGAGCTGAAGAGCACCTTCTGCCTGGCGCAGGGGCGGCGCGCGTTCGTCTCCCAGCACCTCGGCGACCTCGAGAACCACGACACCCTGCGCACCTTCGTCGAGGGCATCGACCACTACTGCGGCCTGTTCGACATCCGCCCCGAGATCGTCGCCCACGACCTGCACCCCGGCTACCTGTCCACCCGGCACGCCCTGGAGATCGGCGGCGTCGAGCACGTCGGCGTCCAGCACCACCACGCCCACATCGCCGCCTGCCTCGCCGACAACGGCGACCCCGGCCCCGTGATCGGCGTCGCCTTCGACGGCCTCGGCCACGGCACCGACGGCACCCTGTGGGGCGGGGAGTTCCTGCGCGCCGACCTGACCGGCTACGAGCGGCTCGGCCACCTCGCCCAGGTTCCCATGCCCGGCGGTAACGCCGCGATCAGGCAGCCCTGGCGGATGGCCGCCGCCTACCTCCGCGACGAGCACCCCGGCCTCGGCGTGGCCGAGCGCAACGCCGACCGCTGGGCCGAGGTGCTGCGCCTGGCCGCCACCGGGCTCGACTCGCCGCTCACCTCCAGCGCCGGCCGCCTGTTCGACGCCGTCTCGGCGCTGCTCGGCATCCGCGACAAGATCACCTATGAGGGGCAGGCCGCGATCGAGCTCGAACAGCGCGCCGACCCGGCGGAGACCGGCGCCTACCACGCCGCCATCACCGCCTCCGGCCCCGGCCCGCTGATCGTCGAGGGCGGCGATCTCGTCCGGGCCGCCGCCGCCGACCTCGCCGCCGGCACCGACCCCGGCGTCATCGCCGGCCGCTTCCACAACGGCGTCGCCGCCGCCATCACCCACACCTGCGTCGCCCTCAGGCATGACACCGGCCTGACCGCCGTCGCGCTGTCGGGCGGCGTCTTCCAGAACGCGCTGCTCCTCGACCGCACCGTCCAGCGGCTGCGCGCGGCGGGCTTCCGGGTGCTCAAGCACGTGCGGGTGCCGCCCAACGACGGCGGCATCAGCCTCGGGCAGGCCGCCGTCGCCGCCGCCCTCGACCGGTCGTGA
- the arc gene encoding proteasome ATPase yields the protein MAARDDAEARAAQREREVADLSTQVSFLQEEITALRRKLAESPRQARVLEERLHEAQANLAAVTGQNERLVATLKEARDQIVALKEEVDRLAQPPSGFGTFLEAREDGTIEVFTGGRKLRVNVSPAVDVDSLRRGQEVMLNEALNVVEALGYEEVGEIVMLKELLDEGKRALVISHADEERVVRLAESLVGQPIRAGDSLLLEPRSGYVYERIPKSEVEELVLEEVPDISYEEIGGLMRQIEQIRDAIELPYLHADLFREHKLRPPKGVLLYGPPGCGKTLIAKAVANSLAKQVAEKTGQSGKSFFLNIKGPELLNKYVGETERHIRLVFQRAREKASEGTPVIVFFDEMDSIFRTRGSGVSSDVENTIVPQLLSEIDGVEGLENVIVIGASNREDMIDPAILRPGRLDVKIKIERPDAEAAKDIFSKYLVSDLPLHPDDLAEHSDSREATIQGMIQSVVERMYQESEENRFLEVTYANGDKEVLYFKDFNSGAMIQNIVDRGKKMAIKQFLESGQKGLRVQHLLTACVDEFSENEDLPNTTNPDDWARISGKKGERIVYIRTLVSGKQGTEAGRSIDTVANTGQYL from the coding sequence GTGGCAGCTCGCGATGATGCTGAGGCTCGAGCCGCGCAGCGCGAACGGGAGGTCGCTGATCTTTCAACACAGGTCTCCTTCCTCCAGGAGGAGATCACCGCGCTGAGGCGGAAGCTGGCCGAGTCACCCCGTCAGGCCAGGGTCCTCGAAGAGCGTCTTCATGAGGCACAGGCGAATCTCGCGGCCGTGACAGGCCAGAACGAGCGTCTGGTGGCAACCCTCAAGGAGGCCAGGGACCAAATCGTCGCTCTCAAGGAGGAGGTCGACCGGCTGGCGCAGCCGCCATCCGGCTTCGGCACCTTCCTGGAGGCCAGAGAAGACGGCACGATCGAGGTGTTCACCGGAGGGCGCAAGCTCCGGGTGAACGTCAGCCCGGCCGTCGACGTCGACTCGTTGCGGCGTGGCCAGGAGGTCATGCTCAACGAAGCGCTCAACGTGGTCGAGGCGCTCGGCTACGAAGAGGTCGGCGAGATCGTGATGCTCAAGGAACTGCTCGACGAGGGCAAGCGCGCCCTGGTGATCTCGCACGCCGACGAGGAACGCGTCGTGCGACTGGCCGAGTCGCTGGTCGGCCAGCCCATCAGGGCAGGAGACTCGCTCCTGCTCGAACCTCGCTCCGGCTACGTCTACGAGCGCATACCCAAGTCCGAAGTCGAAGAGCTGGTGCTCGAAGAGGTCCCCGACATCTCCTACGAGGAGATCGGCGGCCTCATGCGGCAGATCGAGCAGATCAGGGACGCCATCGAGCTGCCCTACCTGCACGCCGACCTGTTCCGCGAGCACAAGCTCCGTCCCCCCAAGGGCGTGCTGCTGTACGGGCCGCCCGGATGCGGCAAGACGCTCATCGCCAAGGCCGTCGCCAACTCCCTGGCCAAGCAGGTCGCGGAGAAGACCGGCCAGTCCGGCAAGAGCTTCTTCCTCAACATCAAGGGTCCGGAGCTGCTCAACAAGTACGTCGGTGAGACCGAGCGGCACATCCGCCTGGTCTTCCAGCGGGCCCGCGAGAAGGCCTCAGAGGGCACCCCGGTGATCGTGTTCTTCGACGAGATGGACTCGATCTTCCGCACCCGAGGCTCCGGCGTGTCCTCCGACGTGGAGAACACCATCGTCCCCCAGCTGCTCTCGGAGATCGACGGCGTCGAGGGCCTGGAGAACGTCATCGTCATCGGCGCCTCCAACCGCGAGGACATGATCGACCCGGCGATCCTGCGGCCCGGCCGCCTGGACGTCAAGATCAAGATCGAGCGGCCGGACGCCGAGGCGGCCAAGGACATCTTCTCCAAGTACCTCGTCTCCGACCTGCCCCTGCACCCCGATGACCTGGCGGAGCACTCCGACTCCCGCGAGGCCACCATCCAGGGCATGATCCAGAGCGTCGTCGAGCGCATGTACCAGGAGAGCGAGGAGAACCGCTTCCTGGAAGTGACCTACGCCAACGGCGACAAGGAAGTCCTGTACTTCAAGGACTTCAACTCCGGCGCGATGATCCAGAACATCGTCGACCGGGGCAAGAAGATGGCCATCAAGCAGTTCCTCGAGAGCGGCCAGAAGGGCCTGCGGGTGCAGCACCTGCTCACGGCCTGCGTGGACGAGTTCTCCGAGAACGAGGACCTGCCCAACACCACCAACCCCGACGACTGGGCCCGCATCTCCGGCAAGAAGGGCGAGCGGATCGTCTACATCCGCACGCTCGTCTCCGGCAAGCAGGGCACCGAAGCCGGCCGGTCCATCGACACCGTCGCCAACACCGGTCAGTACCTGTAG
- a CDS encoding tRNA (adenine-N1)-methyltransferase codes for MGFRRHGPFQAGDQVQLTDPKNKRHTITLKEDGVFHTHKGAIPHSDLIGQPEGSVVRSSGGTQYLAFRHLLQDYTLAMPRGAAVIYPKDASMIVGMADIFPGARVIEAGVGSGALTCFLLRAVGPEGHVTSYERREDFADVARKNVQKFFGSEEGGPMDDNWRLVVGDLVSSIDEVDVDRVILDMLAPWECVDAAAKALTPGGVICCYVATTTQLSKTVEVIRDHGCFTEPHAWETLVRDWHVEGLAVRPDHRMIGHTGFLVIARRMADGVTPPPRRRRPKGTTEEL; via the coding sequence ATGGGTTTCCGCAGGCATGGGCCATTCCAGGCAGGGGATCAGGTGCAGCTCACCGACCCCAAGAACAAGCGCCACACGATCACGCTCAAGGAGGACGGCGTCTTCCACACCCATAAGGGCGCCATCCCCCACAGCGACCTGATCGGGCAGCCTGAAGGCTCCGTCGTGCGCTCCTCCGGCGGCACCCAGTACCTCGCCTTCCGCCACCTCCTCCAGGACTACACGCTGGCCATGCCGCGCGGCGCGGCCGTCATCTATCCCAAGGACGCCTCGATGATCGTCGGCATGGCCGACATCTTCCCCGGCGCCCGCGTGATCGAGGCGGGCGTCGGCTCCGGCGCGCTGACCTGCTTCCTGCTGCGCGCCGTCGGCCCCGAGGGACACGTCACCTCCTACGAGCGGCGCGAGGACTTCGCGGACGTGGCGCGCAAGAACGTGCAGAAGTTCTTCGGGTCCGAAGAAGGCGGCCCGATGGACGACAACTGGCGCCTGGTCGTCGGCGACCTGGTGTCCTCGATCGACGAGGTGGACGTCGACCGCGTCATCCTCGACATGCTCGCCCCGTGGGAGTGCGTGGACGCCGCCGCCAAGGCGCTCACGCCCGGTGGCGTGATCTGCTGTTACGTGGCCACGACCACCCAGTTGTCCAAGACGGTCGAGGTGATTCGCGATCACGGGTGTTTCACCGAGCCGCATGCGTGGGAGACCCTGGTTCGCGACTGGCATGTCGAAGGACTCGCGGTCAGGCCCGATCACCGGATGATCGGCCACACCGGGTTCCTCGTCATCGCCCGGCGCATGGCCGACGGCGTGACCCCGCCGCCGCGCCGTCGTCGACCGAAGGGGACCACTGAAGAACTATGA